A single window of Plasmodium malariae genome assembly, chromosome: 8 DNA harbors:
- the PmUG01_08010800 gene encoding fam-l protein produces MKKSIMIFSFIKIVVLIFLTWIPHLSDHVIRSNKYLGKKYTLAIKLDDRIYRLLAKYKKDKDSKVVMLRDDISNNGMDKKKGISNTEKECTEKKKELYRGSLNNYDGQKQDMNNKCSKFVTKKYSHLEKKIFKELDFVDFLKRNKNISDKTYKKIMRKKFSLRLVSPLLLFLLLFSLLIVDISLCLSNVDAFWELSGLKSILSPYEGILKQYFKWLLTGVTNSSKSVLGELFNIVLYVIPFLILGVTLISYVFYYHKKAKKYEKIKFNKK; encoded by the exons atgaaaaaaagcattatgattttctcatttattaaaattgttgtACTTATCTTTTTAACGTGGATACCTCATTTAAGTGATCATGTG ATTAGGTCTAACAAATACCTAGGCAAAAAGTACACGCTTGCTATAAAATTGGACGACAGAATATATCGAttactagcaaaatataaaaaggataagGATTCAAAAGTTGTAATGTTAAGAGAtgatatatcaaataatgGAATGGACAAAAAAAAGGGTATATCTAATACTGAAAAGGAGTGcacagaaaaaaagaaagaattatatagAGGTTCactaaataattatgatggACAAAAACAAGATATGAACAATAAATGTTCTAAATTTGtgacaaaaaaatacagtcatcttgaaaaaaaaatattcaaagagcTAGATTTTGtagattttcttaaaagGAACAAGAATATTAGTGATAAgacttacaaaaaaataatgcgtAAAAAATTCTCATTACGATTAGTATCacctttattattgtttttgttGTTATTTAGTCTACTCATAGTAGATATATCTCTGTGTTTATCTAATGTAGATGCATTTTGGGAATTATCAGGATTGAAGTCGATTCTAAGTCCCTACGAGGGAATTTTAAAGCAATATTTTAAGTGGTTATTGACTGGTGTAACAAATTCATCTAAAAGTGTATTAGgagaattatttaatattgtattatatgttataccttttttaatattaggtGTTACACTTATATCGTACGttttttattaccataaaaaagctaaaaaatatgaaaaaattaagttcaataaaaagtga
- the PmUG01_08010900 gene encoding Plasmodium exported protein, unknown function — translation MEEKNKFHVFFKIRTLLFLTWICKIYIDMSIYNKFLNENNHVNIKIDTRNYRLLAKHNQGRRSDMMWIKEEIPNNREYEKKPICNNEKVSKGKNKLRNECSLNNARDYGKYKKCKSSGGNIKNYFGKRMLDKIYYKNKVRAAINSDFAYLRKDILLKVDVITVLFSFIVLYALAVILYRYFFLKSGCTFEISFDKFDLHETSIALLVIAVIVIPVIIYIGRKLIRNVKLKYKKCEINNTAYPSFRKALFL, via the exons atggaagaaaaaaataaatttcacgttttttttaaaatacgtACTTTGCTCTTCTTAACTTGgatatgtaaaatttatatagacatg agtatctataataaatttttgaatGAAAACAAccatgttaatataaaaatagatacCAGAAATTATCGTTTATTAGCAAAGCATAATCAGGGAAGGCGTTCAGATATGATGTggataaaagaagaaattcCAAATAATAGggaatacgaaaaaaaaccTATctgtaataatgaaaaagtatctaaaggaaaaaataaacttcGAAATGAatgttcattaaataatgcAAGAGAttatggaaaatataaaaaatgtaagtcTTCTGGTGgcaacataaaaaattattttggaAAAAGAATGTTAGAcaaaatatactataaaaataaggtTAGGGCCGCTATAAATTCAGATTTTGCGTATTTAAGAAAGgacatattattaaaagtagATGTTATTACTGTTTTATTTAGCTTCATTGTACTATATGCATTAGCAGTCATTCTTTATagatatttctttttaaagaGTGGTTGTACGTTTGAAATATCATTTGATAAGTTTGATTTGCATGAAACAAGTATAGCGTTGTTGGTAATAGCGGTTATAGTTATACcagttattatttatataggCAGAAAACTCATAAGAAATGtaaagttaaaatataaaaaatgtgaaataaataatacggCATATCCTTCTTTCCGTAAAGCACTTTTTTTGTAa